GGCCTGCGCGCGCTCGGTGCGCACGAGCTGGAGATAGCCCTGCACGTCGAGCCGGTCGGGCTGCTCCTTGGCCAGGCGGCGCAGCTCGTTCCAGGCGTCGTCGTAGCGGCCTTCCTTGTAGGCCGAGAGCGCGAGCTGGATCTGCGTGTCCGGGTTGTCGGTGTCGGCGTCGAACTCGACCACCGGGCCGCTCTTCGGGGTGTCGTCCTCGTCGGTGACCGGCTTGGGCGGAGGGGCCTTGGCGGCCGGCTTCTTGGCGGGCGCGGCCTTGGCCGGCGCGGCCGCGGGCTTCACGCCCTTGGGCCCGGCCTTGCGCCGGCCTCCGCCCTGCTCCTCGTAAGCGGTCTCGAGATAGTCGTGGACCGCCTGGTTCTCCGGATCCAGCGCGCGCGCCTGCTCCCAGCAGGAGATCGCCGACTCCAGGTCGCCCAACCCGTAGTGGTTGAGGCCCCGCTTGAGGAGCCGAGTGACTTCAGCGTGTCTGGCGTCGTCCACGGCTCAGCCCTTGACGGCAACCTCTTCGCCCTGCTGGTACGCGCCGGCGAGTCTCTCGATCTCCTCGGGCGTGAGCGTGCCGCGCGGGTTGACCTGGATGGACTGGGCGCGCCCGGTCGCGAGGTCGCGCGCCGAGACCGACACGATGCCGTTCGCGTCGATGTCGAAGGTGACCTCGATCTCCGGCTGCCCCTTGGGTCCGGGCGGGATCCCGGCCAGCACGAACTCTCCGAGCAGATCGTTGTCGTCGGCGCGGTCGGACTCACCCTGTAGCACGCGGATCTTCACTGCGGTCTGGTTGTCGCGGGTCGTGGTGAAGATCTCCTGGCGCGAGGTCGGCACCGTGGTGTTGCGCTCGATCAGCTTGGCGAAGTGACCGCCGAAGGTCGCGATGCCGAGCGACAGCGGAGTCACGTCGACCAGCAGCGGTCCCTCCTTCTCCTCGGAGAGCATCGCGGCCTGGATCGCGGCGCCGACCGCCACCACCTCGTCGGGGTTCACGCCCTTGTGCGGCGTCTTGCCGAAGAAGGTCGCGACCGTCTTCTGCACCATGGGCATGCGCGTCTGGCCGCCGACCAAAAGCACCTGGTCGATCTGCTTCACGGTCAGCTTGGCGTCGTCGAGCGCGCGCTGAACGATCGGCTGCGTGCGCTCGACCAGGTCGCCGACCAGCTCCTCGAGCTTCTCGCGCGTGAGCAACAGGCTCATGTGCAGCGCGTTCTCCGCCGCGTCGGCGGCGATGAACGGCAGGTTGATCTCGGTGGACTGGAGCTGCGAGAGGTCGCACTTGGCCTTCTCCGCGGCGTCCTTGAGCCGCTGCAGCGCCATGGTGTCTCCGCGCAGCTGCACGCCCTCCTTCTCCTGGAAGTTCGCGAGCAGATGCTCGACGATGCGCCGGTCGAAGTCCTCGCCGCCCAGCTGCGTGTCACCCGAGGTCGCGAGCACCTCGATCACGCCCTTGCCCATCTGCAGGATCGAGATGTCGAACGTGCCGCCGCCCAGGTCGTAGACCGCGATGTTCTCGGTCTTGTCGCGCCCGAAGCCGTAGGCCAGCGCCGCCGCGGTGGGCTCGTTGATGATGCGCAGGAGCTCGAGGCCCGCGATGCGGCCCGAGTCGCGCGTGGTCTGGCGCTGCGCGTCGTTGAAGTAGGCCGGCACCGTGATCACCGCCTGCTGCACCGTGTCGCCGAGATACTCCTCGGCCACGCGCTTCATCTCGCGCAGCACGATGCCCGAGATCTCGGGGATCGTGTACACGCGGCCGGCCACGCGCACGCGCACGTCGTTGTTCGGGCCCTGCACCAGCTCGTAGGGCAGGAGCTCCTTGAACTTGGTCACGTCCGGCGAGTCGAAGCTGCGCCCGATCAGCCGCTTCGCGGCGTAGACCGTGTTCTTCGCGTTGGTGACGGCCTGGCGCTTGGCGAGGTGACCCACCAGGCGCTTGCCCTCTTCAGTGACTGCGAAGATCGACGGCGTCGTCTTGTAGCCACCCGTGTTGGGAATCACGACCGGCTGGCCGTCCTCGAGGATGGCTACGCACGAGTTCGTGGTACCCAGGTCGATTCCAATCACTCGGCTCATGATGTTTCCTTCGCTGCATCGGAGGCGGGCAGCGTGTGGAGGGCCTGTCGGATGCCCTTGTCCATCGGATCGAGCTCCCAGGCCTTCTGCAGGTGCTTGCGGGCCTTCTGTGAGTCGCCGGACTTGCGATAGATCTCGCCGGCGGCCTTGCGGAAGCGCACGTTCTCCTCGTCGAGCGACACCGCGCGCTCGACGTACACCGCGGCCTTCTCGAGCCCGCCCTCGAGCCCGGCCAGGAGCTCGGCCAGCTTGTGGGCGAGCTCGGCGTCGGTGGGCGAGAGCTGGGCCGCTTCTTCCAAGAGCTCGGCTGCGCCCGCGCGGTCGCCGCGCAGCAGGATCTCGGCCTTGCGGCGCACCTCGGAGGCGCGCTCCGCGTTGGCGCGCGGCAGGATCTCGGCCAGCTCGTCGTGGTAGCGCTTCTCGCGCGGGTCGAAGGCGAGCGCCAGCTCGACCAGCTGCGCGGCGCGCGCCCAGTCACCGTTCTTCTTCTGCAGCATGGCGGCCTCGAACTGCTTGGCGGCGCGCGCGCGGCTCTGTTCCAGCTGGCGCTGCAGCGAGACCAGCATGAGGCCCGGAGACTTCAGGCCCAGGCGGCTGCGCAGCGAGGCGCCGCGTCCCGAGGTGGGCGCGCGCGAGACCGGCACCGCCGGCGGCGGCAGCACCACGGGTCGTGACTCGGCGGTGGTCGGAGTGAGTGACCGGTCGTACGCGCCGCGCAGCTTCGAGTCGCGCAGCACGTCGTGTGCGGCGACGATGCGCTTGTAGACTTCGTGCAAGAGCTCGCCGTACGGGCCCAGCTCCTTCTTGAAGTAGCGGTCCGGGTGATAGGTCTTCGAGCGCTGGAAGAACGCGTCGCGGATCTCGGCGGGCTCGGCTTCGCGCGGGACGCCGAGCACGTCGTAGTAGTTCAGCGAGGGCAGCGCCTTGGCGAACTCGCGGATCTCGCGCTGGAACGCGTCG
This genomic stretch from Myxococcota bacterium harbors:
- a CDS encoding tetratricopeptide repeat protein, whose translation is MDDARHAEVTRLLKRGLNHYGLGDLESAISCWEQARALDPENQAVHDYLETAYEEQGGGRRKAGPKGVKPAAAPAKAAPAKKPAAKAPPPKPVTDEDDTPKSGPVVEFDADTDNPDTQIQLALSAYKEGRYDDAWNELRRLAKEQPDRLDVQGYLQLVRTERAQAWAKEIGDQGRVLRLKVTTAQIMKLRLQPDEGFMLSQIDGRMSIADLISLSTADRVRTLEIIAKLLREGIVE
- a CDS encoding DnaJ domain-containing protein; the encoded protein is MGSSTDGEAASNEAAKAGARVDLPDAFQREIREFAKALPSLNYYDVLGVPREAEPAEIRDAFFQRSKTYHPDRYFKKELGPYGELLHEVYKRIVAAHDVLRDSKLRGAYDRSLTPTTAESRPVVLPPPAVPVSRAPTSGRGASLRSRLGLKSPGLMLVSLQRQLEQSRARAAKQFEAAMLQKKNGDWARAAQLVELALAFDPREKRYHDELAEILPRANAERASEVRRKAEILLRGDRAGAAELLEEAAQLSPTDAELAHKLAELLAGLEGGLEKAAVYVERAVSLDEENVRFRKAAGEIYRKSGDSQKARKHLQKAWELDPMDKGIRQALHTLPASDAAKETS